One genomic segment of Euwallacea fornicatus isolate EFF26 chromosome 18, ASM4011564v1, whole genome shotgun sequence includes these proteins:
- the LOC136344863 gene encoding myelin regulatory factor-like protein isoform X1, producing MEFWDMDDRRETRINRNGSEGRGDFDEAIDNVFPPFLNEEFFNNDGGTQQNFAFNDLTPHTPEGKLPNAIVENKRNNNGHSLPESPPDSSSEHPYSPQDGCEAPLNGTDSIYTTLTSNLGPNIYNNLILGSHIVVTDQNGDGLVDGNEILHQDSRLLVTQDVRNSNILSSRMLQNSISSDHTIILSDNVPDNNRHILLPNVQSEQGATFSRPLYEQKEFTDEKHNMVHLTFSPEMENVSRTNINSANINIENSLESSLPNVYTNLQSPCKKRKISQDGNALVKSEPDHCPTAQLSPTDQFGGSVDEDYASTEACLSESQYQCIRFSPFQQNSWHTLCDQNLAELATPHYRVDADKGFNFSNSDDAFVCQKKNHFQITCHVQLLGDAQFVKTPEGLKKISSFHLHFYGVKHDCPSQTIKVEQSQSDRSKKPFHPVPVELVNSQVTKITVGRLHFSETTSNNMRKKGKPNPEQRYFQLVVGLHAHTSNGNFAVISHASQKIIVRASNPGQFESDVELCWQKGQTQDSIFHNGKVGINTDRPDETLVVHGNVKVTGQILHPSDSRAKSNLVELNSADQLENVRRIKVYRYNLKESVASQLSKEKNLTDTGVIAQEVAEILPDAVRAAGDLISEDGTLIRNFLVVDKTRLFMENLGAVKELCKVVSNLETRIDQVERMERISTKLNKLKRGDSLKSNSTVYSSKYSQSSSRCTCSKRHKCKYCEKEEADLCSNKFIQVVIVILVLIMALCLAAITTLYLLETNPRNSIKRNVYTGLELNHSTYSTKRPSVPKYDTRWTTLPPLSSTNSFTRENRDDEINKILQESSPKQQHSLMIGSPDECQAVDQRLDEKFCQIYCCPTQSVPPPFKEQQSVALEKNRISIPIHSNDIYKQNRRRRRHSNELSNVANVDNDLSDDQQICKVIIRGKNFSVPMNQNYLKFREYNAYNFSYAIPISKYMPDHFVNIEFRCNSTGKFTTIIDNCPNELKHYECSPYSNYSDESKSAHKEDLPGSISFEVDMADFQFKVMTYRIGLSDYLENLCDLEEGKLGLEFAVYNFHFYRNCND from the exons ATGGAATTTTGGGACATGGATGATCGCCGCGAGACCAGAATCAATAGAAATGGCTCAG AAGGGAGAGGTGACTTTGACGAAGCAATAGACAACGTGTTCCCACCATTTCTTAATGAAGAGTTCTTCAACAATGACGGCGGAACTCAGCAAAACTTCGCATTCAACGATCTGACGCCGCACACACCTGAAGGCAAACTTCCCAATGCCATCGTCGAAAATAAAAGGAACAACAATGG GCATTCATTACCGGAAAGCCCTCCCGACTCCAGTTCAGAACATCCGTACAGCCCTCAAGACGGATGCGAAGCCCCCTTAAATGGGACCGATTCGATCTACACTACTCTGACTTCCAATTTAGGACCGAATATCTACAACAACTTGATTTTGGGGTCTCATATCGTTGTTACTGACCAGAATGGTGATGGATTGGTTGATGGAAATGAGATTTTGCACCAG GACAGCAGGCTTTTGGTAACTCAAGACGTCAGGAACTCCAATATTTTGAGCAGTCGAATGTTGCAGAATAGCATTTCCAGTGATCATACCATAATATTATCCGACAATGTACCTG ATAACAACAGACACATTTTATTGCCCAATGTTCAGTCGGAGCAAGGAGCCACTTTCAGCAGGCCCCTGTACGAGCAGAAGGAATTTACGGATGAAAAACATAACATGGTGCATCTCACTTTCTCCCCAGAGATGGAAAATGTGTCCAGGACGAACATAAACTCGGCGAACATCAACATAGAGAATAGTCTGGAAAGCAGTTTGCCCAACGTGTATACAAACTTGCAGAGTCCATGCAAGAAGAGAAAGATCAGCCAGGATGGGAACGCTTTGGTGAAAAGTGAACCTG ACCATTGCCCCACAGCCCAATTGAGCCCTACAGATCAGTTCGGCGGGTCTGTAGACGAAGATTACGCATCTACCGAAGCCTGTCTGTCTGAGTCGCAGTATCAGTGCATCAGATTCAGTCCGTTTCAGCAAAATAGTTGGCACACTTTGTGCGATCAAAATTTGGCAGAATT GGCTACTCCTCATTATCGAGTGGACGCAGATAAAGGTTTCAACTTCTCTAACTCTGATGACGCGTTTGTCTGTCAGAAAAAGAACCATTTTCAG ATAACTTGCCATGTGCAGTTGTTGGGTGATGCTCAGTTCGTGAAGACGCCAGAGGGATTGAAGAAAATCTCCAGTTTTCATTTGCATTTCTACGGAGTGAAGCATGACTGCCCATCGCAGACGATCAAAGTGGAGCAGAGTCAGAGCGACCGTAGCAAAAAGCCTTTTCATCCTGTGCC GGTAGAATTGGTGAATTCCCAAGTAACCAAAATAACAGTAGGCAGGCTGCATTTCAGTGAAACGACGTCGAACAACATGCGGAAGAAGGGAAAGCCCAACCCCGAACAAAGATATTTTCAG ttgGTGGTAGGTCTCCACGCACACACGAGCAACGGAAATTTCGCAGTCATAAGTCATGCTAgtcagaaaattattgttcga GCCTCGAATCCGGGTCAGTTTGAGAGCGACGTAGAGCTGTGCTGGCAAAAGGGTCAAACCCAG GACTCCATATTTCACAACGGAAAAGTCGGAATAAACACTGACAGACCTGACGAAACCCTGGTGGTTCACGGGAACGTCAAAGTCACGGGTCAAATACTCCATCCCTCAGACTCTCGCGCCAAGAGCAACTTAGTCGAATTGAACTCCGCTGACCAGCTGGAGAACGTCCGAAGGATAAAGGTGTATAGGTATAATCTGAAGGAATCCGTGGCGTCGCAGTTGAGTAAGGAGAAGAATCTCACAGACACTGGTGTGATTGCGCAGGAAGTAGCCGAAATTTTACCGGATGCCGTGAGAGCTGCCGGTGATCTTATATCCGAGGATGGGACCTTGATTCGGAATTTTTTAGTTGTCGATAAG aCTCGacttttcatggaaaatctAGGAGCTGTGAAGGAGCTGTGCAAGGTAGTGAGTAACTTAGAAACACGCATTGACCAAGTGGAGAGAATGGAACGCATCAGCACCAAGTTGAATAAACTTAAAAGGGGGGACAGTTTAAAGTCAAACAGTACag tgTACAGCTCAAAATACTCTCAGTCATCGTCTAGGTGCACATGCTCAAAGAGGCACAAGTGTAAATACTGTGAGAAAGAGGAGGCTGATTTGTGTTCGAATAAGTTCATACAAGTTGTTATAGTTATTCTAGTTCTTATTATGGCTTTATG TTTGGCAGCGATTACCACATTATATCTATTAGAAACTAACCCGCGAAATAGCATAAAAAGGAATGTATATACCGGATTGGAATTAAACCACAGTACGTACTCCACCAAGCGCCCTTCAGTGCCTAAATACGATACTCGGTGGACCACTTTGCCTCCTTTAAGCTCTACGAATTCGTTCACTCGTGAGAACCGAGATGATG aaatcaataaaatattacaagaATCTAGTCCAAAACAGCAACACTCGCTGATGATCGGCAGTCCTGATGAATGTCAAGCTGTAGATCAACGATTGGATGAAAAGTTTTGTCAA ATTTATTGCTGTCCAACTCAAAGTGTACCGCCACCATTTAAAGAGCAACAAAGCGTTGCTTTAGAGAAAAACCGGATTTCTATACCAATTCACTCGAATGacatttataaacaaaacagAAGGAGACGGCGGCATAGCAACGAGCTAAGCAATGTTGCTAATGTCGACAATGACTTATCAG ACGACCAGCAGATTTGCAAGGTGATTATTCGAGGAAAGAACTTCAGCGTGCCCATGAATCAAAATTACCTTAAGTTTAGGGAGTACAATGCGTATAATTTCTCATATGCTATTCCGATATCTAAGTATATGCCTGATCATTTTGTCAATATCGAGTTCAG GTGCAATTCGACAGGGAAATTTACGACTATTATCGACAATTGTCCGAATGAATTGAAACATTACGAATGTAGCCCTTATAGCAATTACAGCGATGAGAGCAAAAGTGCTCATAAAGAGGACCTTCCAGGTAGTATTTCGTTTGAAGTCGACATGGCTGATTTCCAGTTCAAAGTGATGACCTATAGGATTGGTCTGAGTGATTATCTTGAG aatttgtGTGATCTAGAAGAAGGCAAATTGGGGCTAGAATTCGCAGTTTACAACTTCCATTTCTACAGGAATTGCAATGATTGA
- the LOC136344863 gene encoding myelin regulatory factor-like protein isoform X2, which yields MEEQYNEDLITILEGRGDFDEAIDNVFPPFLNEEFFNNDGGTQQNFAFNDLTPHTPEGKLPNAIVENKRNNNGHSLPESPPDSSSEHPYSPQDGCEAPLNGTDSIYTTLTSNLGPNIYNNLILGSHIVVTDQNGDGLVDGNEILHQDSRLLVTQDVRNSNILSSRMLQNSISSDHTIILSDNVPDNNRHILLPNVQSEQGATFSRPLYEQKEFTDEKHNMVHLTFSPEMENVSRTNINSANINIENSLESSLPNVYTNLQSPCKKRKISQDGNALVKSEPDHCPTAQLSPTDQFGGSVDEDYASTEACLSESQYQCIRFSPFQQNSWHTLCDQNLAELATPHYRVDADKGFNFSNSDDAFVCQKKNHFQITCHVQLLGDAQFVKTPEGLKKISSFHLHFYGVKHDCPSQTIKVEQSQSDRSKKPFHPVPVELVNSQVTKITVGRLHFSETTSNNMRKKGKPNPEQRYFQLVVGLHAHTSNGNFAVISHASQKIIVRASNPGQFESDVELCWQKGQTQDSIFHNGKVGINTDRPDETLVVHGNVKVTGQILHPSDSRAKSNLVELNSADQLENVRRIKVYRYNLKESVASQLSKEKNLTDTGVIAQEVAEILPDAVRAAGDLISEDGTLIRNFLVVDKTRLFMENLGAVKELCKVVSNLETRIDQVERMERISTKLNKLKRGDSLKSNSTVYSSKYSQSSSRCTCSKRHKCKYCEKEEADLCSNKFIQVVIVILVLIMALCLAAITTLYLLETNPRNSIKRNVYTGLELNHSTYSTKRPSVPKYDTRWTTLPPLSSTNSFTRENRDDEINKILQESSPKQQHSLMIGSPDECQAVDQRLDEKFCQIYCCPTQSVPPPFKEQQSVALEKNRISIPIHSNDIYKQNRRRRRHSNELSNVANVDNDLSDDQQICKVIIRGKNFSVPMNQNYLKFREYNAYNFSYAIPISKYMPDHFVNIEFRCNSTGKFTTIIDNCPNELKHYECSPYSNYSDESKSAHKEDLPGSISFEVDMADFQFKVMTYRIGLSDYLENLCDLEEGKLGLEFAVYNFHFYRNCND from the exons AAGGGAGAGGTGACTTTGACGAAGCAATAGACAACGTGTTCCCACCATTTCTTAATGAAGAGTTCTTCAACAATGACGGCGGAACTCAGCAAAACTTCGCATTCAACGATCTGACGCCGCACACACCTGAAGGCAAACTTCCCAATGCCATCGTCGAAAATAAAAGGAACAACAATGG GCATTCATTACCGGAAAGCCCTCCCGACTCCAGTTCAGAACATCCGTACAGCCCTCAAGACGGATGCGAAGCCCCCTTAAATGGGACCGATTCGATCTACACTACTCTGACTTCCAATTTAGGACCGAATATCTACAACAACTTGATTTTGGGGTCTCATATCGTTGTTACTGACCAGAATGGTGATGGATTGGTTGATGGAAATGAGATTTTGCACCAG GACAGCAGGCTTTTGGTAACTCAAGACGTCAGGAACTCCAATATTTTGAGCAGTCGAATGTTGCAGAATAGCATTTCCAGTGATCATACCATAATATTATCCGACAATGTACCTG ATAACAACAGACACATTTTATTGCCCAATGTTCAGTCGGAGCAAGGAGCCACTTTCAGCAGGCCCCTGTACGAGCAGAAGGAATTTACGGATGAAAAACATAACATGGTGCATCTCACTTTCTCCCCAGAGATGGAAAATGTGTCCAGGACGAACATAAACTCGGCGAACATCAACATAGAGAATAGTCTGGAAAGCAGTTTGCCCAACGTGTATACAAACTTGCAGAGTCCATGCAAGAAGAGAAAGATCAGCCAGGATGGGAACGCTTTGGTGAAAAGTGAACCTG ACCATTGCCCCACAGCCCAATTGAGCCCTACAGATCAGTTCGGCGGGTCTGTAGACGAAGATTACGCATCTACCGAAGCCTGTCTGTCTGAGTCGCAGTATCAGTGCATCAGATTCAGTCCGTTTCAGCAAAATAGTTGGCACACTTTGTGCGATCAAAATTTGGCAGAATT GGCTACTCCTCATTATCGAGTGGACGCAGATAAAGGTTTCAACTTCTCTAACTCTGATGACGCGTTTGTCTGTCAGAAAAAGAACCATTTTCAG ATAACTTGCCATGTGCAGTTGTTGGGTGATGCTCAGTTCGTGAAGACGCCAGAGGGATTGAAGAAAATCTCCAGTTTTCATTTGCATTTCTACGGAGTGAAGCATGACTGCCCATCGCAGACGATCAAAGTGGAGCAGAGTCAGAGCGACCGTAGCAAAAAGCCTTTTCATCCTGTGCC GGTAGAATTGGTGAATTCCCAAGTAACCAAAATAACAGTAGGCAGGCTGCATTTCAGTGAAACGACGTCGAACAACATGCGGAAGAAGGGAAAGCCCAACCCCGAACAAAGATATTTTCAG ttgGTGGTAGGTCTCCACGCACACACGAGCAACGGAAATTTCGCAGTCATAAGTCATGCTAgtcagaaaattattgttcga GCCTCGAATCCGGGTCAGTTTGAGAGCGACGTAGAGCTGTGCTGGCAAAAGGGTCAAACCCAG GACTCCATATTTCACAACGGAAAAGTCGGAATAAACACTGACAGACCTGACGAAACCCTGGTGGTTCACGGGAACGTCAAAGTCACGGGTCAAATACTCCATCCCTCAGACTCTCGCGCCAAGAGCAACTTAGTCGAATTGAACTCCGCTGACCAGCTGGAGAACGTCCGAAGGATAAAGGTGTATAGGTATAATCTGAAGGAATCCGTGGCGTCGCAGTTGAGTAAGGAGAAGAATCTCACAGACACTGGTGTGATTGCGCAGGAAGTAGCCGAAATTTTACCGGATGCCGTGAGAGCTGCCGGTGATCTTATATCCGAGGATGGGACCTTGATTCGGAATTTTTTAGTTGTCGATAAG aCTCGacttttcatggaaaatctAGGAGCTGTGAAGGAGCTGTGCAAGGTAGTGAGTAACTTAGAAACACGCATTGACCAAGTGGAGAGAATGGAACGCATCAGCACCAAGTTGAATAAACTTAAAAGGGGGGACAGTTTAAAGTCAAACAGTACag tgTACAGCTCAAAATACTCTCAGTCATCGTCTAGGTGCACATGCTCAAAGAGGCACAAGTGTAAATACTGTGAGAAAGAGGAGGCTGATTTGTGTTCGAATAAGTTCATACAAGTTGTTATAGTTATTCTAGTTCTTATTATGGCTTTATG TTTGGCAGCGATTACCACATTATATCTATTAGAAACTAACCCGCGAAATAGCATAAAAAGGAATGTATATACCGGATTGGAATTAAACCACAGTACGTACTCCACCAAGCGCCCTTCAGTGCCTAAATACGATACTCGGTGGACCACTTTGCCTCCTTTAAGCTCTACGAATTCGTTCACTCGTGAGAACCGAGATGATG aaatcaataaaatattacaagaATCTAGTCCAAAACAGCAACACTCGCTGATGATCGGCAGTCCTGATGAATGTCAAGCTGTAGATCAACGATTGGATGAAAAGTTTTGTCAA ATTTATTGCTGTCCAACTCAAAGTGTACCGCCACCATTTAAAGAGCAACAAAGCGTTGCTTTAGAGAAAAACCGGATTTCTATACCAATTCACTCGAATGacatttataaacaaaacagAAGGAGACGGCGGCATAGCAACGAGCTAAGCAATGTTGCTAATGTCGACAATGACTTATCAG ACGACCAGCAGATTTGCAAGGTGATTATTCGAGGAAAGAACTTCAGCGTGCCCATGAATCAAAATTACCTTAAGTTTAGGGAGTACAATGCGTATAATTTCTCATATGCTATTCCGATATCTAAGTATATGCCTGATCATTTTGTCAATATCGAGTTCAG GTGCAATTCGACAGGGAAATTTACGACTATTATCGACAATTGTCCGAATGAATTGAAACATTACGAATGTAGCCCTTATAGCAATTACAGCGATGAGAGCAAAAGTGCTCATAAAGAGGACCTTCCAGGTAGTATTTCGTTTGAAGTCGACATGGCTGATTTCCAGTTCAAAGTGATGACCTATAGGATTGGTCTGAGTGATTATCTTGAG aatttgtGTGATCTAGAAGAAGGCAAATTGGGGCTAGAATTCGCAGTTTACAACTTCCATTTCTACAGGAATTGCAATGATTGA